In Streptomyces sp. Li-HN-5-11, the sequence CGTCCCCGAGTACAACCACTCCTACCCCGGAGCCCTGAAGAACGCCCTGGACTACGTCTACCGGGAGTGGAACGACAAGGCCGCCGGGATCATCAGCTACGGCGGCTGGGCCGCCGGAGCCCGGGCCGCCGAGGCGCTGCGGCTCGTCCTCGCCGAACTCCAGGTGGCCACGGTCCGCGCCCAGCCCACCATCTCGACACACCCCTCGTTCCACACCGGCACCTTCGTCCCCCAGGAGGGCCTCGGCACTGCCGTGGGCGGCATGCTGGATCAGGTGATCGCCTGGTCCGGTGCCCTACGCGGGGTACGCCAGGCCAAGACGCAGGCGGCCACGGCTGTGTGAGGCCCTCCCGTCCTTGAGCGACGACGGCGCCGACGAGAGCGGAGAGCGTGTGGCGCGGTACCCGCAACCGGTCGGCCCAGGAAGGCCAGTAGCTTCACGTCCTGAGGTGAGCACGCCGCGCCGCAGGCCGCCGAGGACGACGTCGCAGAGCCGGCCTGCCCATCGTCGGTCATGACCCGCCATCGTAGGTACGGAGCCGGACGGACCGGCATCGGCTTCGGGCCAACTCGTCGTAGGGGAGAGGAATGCGGCACGAACAGGACGAAGACGTGGTCGACGCCGCCGCACTGCGTGCTCGGCTGCGGCACGTCTACTGGATCGGCGGCGGCAGCGGTGGAGGCAAGTCGACGATCGCCCGCCGGCTCGCCGGCCGTCACGGCTGGCGCCTCTACGCGACCGACGACGTGATGTCTGATCACGCCGGGCGGACGACGCCTCAGGAGGCGCCCCTCCTGCACCGGTTCATCGCCATGGACATGGACGAGCGGTGGGTGAACCGGTCTCCGGAAACCATGTTCGAGACGTTCCACTGGTTTCGGGGCGAGGGCTTCGGTCTGATCGTCGAAGACCTCCTCCGCCTGCCGCGGCAAACGCGCGTCGTCGTCGAGGGCTTCCGGCTGCTGCCGCACCTCGTGCGACCCCTGCTTGCCACCCCGGAGCAGGCCGTGTGGCTCCTTCCCACACCTGAGTTCCGGCAGGCGGCCATCCGGAGTCGGGCCGTCCCAGGGGAAGGGTTCGTGTGGCAGACCAGCGATCCGGTCAAGGCCGGCCGCAACATCGCCGAACGCGACCGCATGTTCACCACACGCCTCCAGGAGGAGACCGAGCGCCTCCACCTGCAGGCCATCCACGTCGACACCACGATGACCGAAGACGATCTCGCCGAGCGGGTCGAGGCGGCGTTCGGACTCTGACGCCGGCCGGCACG encodes:
- a CDS encoding NAD(P)H-dependent oxidoreductase — its product is MTLRIALILGSTRPGRRGDQIAAWALEAARAHGGADYELIDLADHDLGNLDEPGNPNLQQYQHDHTRAWGALIDSFDGYVFLVPEYNHSYPGALKNALDYVYREWNDKAAGIISYGGWAAGARAAEALRLVLAELQVATVRAQPTISTHPSFHTGTFVPQEGLGTAVGGMLDQVIAWSGALRGVRQAKTQAATAV